GGCGCGCCATCGCTGCCGACCTTCGGCGGCCACCCCACCGGCTTCTCGCCAGCCAGATCACCCGCACCGGGGCTTTACGTACGCGGAGTCGGCGCACGTGGTCGGCGACTGCTTCAGTCGAACTCGTTGTCCACGTCCGGGGGCCTAAAGGGATCCGAACCATTGCCCCACCTGTACTCTGCGGCAGATATCGTGAACCCCGTATGGCAGCGCCTCGCCCGGGTCCCGGGAACCGCAGCGTTCGCGTATCCGCCGCTTCGAACGCGTGGTTGGCGGAGCCCGGCACCGGGATCCCCCTCCCGCGCCCTTCGACCAGGCGCGTTCCCGCGGGTCGGGGCCGTCCGGGGGCGAGGCGGCGCGGGTGGGATTCTGGGCGGGTGAACGCCCTCGCGATCCGGGTCGCTCGGCCGGACGACTACGACGCCATCGCGGCGGTCGCGGACGACTGGTGGGGCCGGCCCGGCGGCGCCGCGCTCTCGCGGCTCTTCCTCGACCACTTCCACGGTTCAAGCCGGGTCGTCGAGGACGACCACGGCCTGGCGGGCTTCCGCCGCCGCCTCGGCTTCGCCGTCGACGGTCCCGTCCCTGACTACAACGGCCCAGGACGACCCATGATGGTTTTCCGGCGCTTTCTGACGGATGATTCGTAGCCCGGCAAGGGACGCCCACTCACATCCAGGCCGAGAACTGGAGCTTCTCCAGGATGCTCCTGGCATGGTTTTTCACCGTGTTCTCGCTGATCAACAGGCGGCGCGAGATCTCCTGGTTCGCGCACCCCTCGACCATGAGCCTGAGAACGTCCAACTCACGGACGGTAAGGCCTGGGATCACCGACGGCTTGTCCGAGCGTGCCACGGCGGCGAATTCGCTCATGATCCGCGATGCCACGCTCGGACCGATGATGCTCGCCCCGTTGTGAACCGACTGGACGGACGCGGTGAGCTCGTCCATCGACCGCGGTTTCAACAGGTAGCCCATGGCACCCGCCCTGACGGCACCGAAAAGGTGGTCCTCATCGTCACTCGCCGTCAATATCAGGATCCGCACGGACCAAAGAGCACGCTTGAGCACGCTCACCGCCCGAATGCCACCTTCGTAGGGTGCCTCGACGCCCACCAGCGCGACATCCGGGCGGGATTCGGCGGCGAGTGTCACGGCCGCCGGGCTGTTCGCCGTGCCGCCCACGACCTCGATGTCGGCCTCGGCGTCCAGCGCCGCCTCCATCTCGCGGCGGGAAAGGACGTGGTCGTCGACGACAAGCACATGAATCGGCACGGACACGGGAGCATTCTAAAACAGGTAGTCGGGCGAGTCGGCGCGTTCGACACGCGCCCGACACGCGCGCCCGGTCAGGTCGACGCAGACGGGCAATGGCGACTCAGCCCACCACCTGGACGTCGACCGTGTGGCCTTCCGGGTCCTGGAGCACATGACGACCCGGCGCGAATCGCGGATCGCCCAGGTCCGCTCGCCGTATCGTGAGCCCGATCCGGACCCGTCCCGTCGACCCCCGGGTTCCTGCCGGGTAGAGCTCGAGAACAGTTCCGTCAGCGAAGGTGGCGGCGTAGTGGTCGGGGCCGGTCCCATGACGCTCCCGGCTGAACTCCAGACCGAGATCTCGGTAGAACCCGTGACAGGCGGGGAGGTCGGAGCAGTACAGGACGATCAGATTCATCCTTGCGGCCGGGGAGAGTCGCCGCTGCCAGGGGTGGGTGGCGGCGAGTGCGTCACTGAGCCAGCGTCGCCGATCTGTCGCCAGCAGCGGAAGCACGGCGGCGAAGTCAGTCTCGTCTTTCGGGCGTGACGCCTGGGACTTGTAAAGGAGCTGCACCTCCGGCGCGACATAGGGGATGCCCGTGGGGCCGGCGTGCCCGAACGAGGAGACCGGACGGCGGATCCGGGGGTCACGCCGCGACACCCAGTCCGTCCCGGCGGCTTCCTCCAGCATGACCTGGATCCGCCACGGCCCATCGGGAGTTTGCCGGCACCAGATGTCGTGGATGCCGAACGGCAGCGTCTCGCCCGGTTCCCAGCGCCGCAGTGTGCCGGGAGGATCGGCGGCCCACCATTCCCACCCGGCCAGAACCCGCTGGACGGCCAGGTGGTCCCGGCGGAGCACGGCGACGTCGATATCGGAGTGCCCGCGGAACCGGTGGCCTACCGCGAGTTCGATCGCGTATCCGCCGGCGATCCACCATGGGGCGGGAAAGGCGGCGAAGACAGCGGACGTCTCGGTCAGGCTCGCGGGTTCCCAGTGGCCCGGGGGGCTGCCGGCCCTTGTCACAGGTCGTCGCCTTCTTTCCGGGTCTTCCCGGGTCCGGGCTTCCCCTGCCTTCCCGTGTCCGGGCGTCTGCGCCCCGACAGGGCGTAGTCTGCCCCGATGAAGTTCGGACTGCACCTCGGCGGGGTCAATCCCCGGTTATGGAACGAGGTCACGGAGGAGGCCGATCGGCTCGGGTACGAGTCGATCTGGGTACCTGAGCATCTCGTCGTGCCGATCTCCTCGGCGGGCAGCCCGCACCAGGGCTCGGATCATCCGCCGGTCCCGTCCAACGTCCCGATCTTCGACGCGTTGGCGCTTCTCAGCCACCTGGCGGCGCGGACGACGCGGATCCTGCTCGGCACGAACGTCTACAACATCGGCCTGCGGCATCCGTTCGTGACGGCGCGGGCGGCGACGACCGTGGACGTCCTCTCCGGCGGGCGGCTCGCGCTCGGGATCGGCGCCAGTTGGCTTCGTTCGGAGTGGGAGGCGATCGGCCTCGACTTCGACCGTCGCGGCCCGCGGGTGGACGAGGCCATCGAGGTGTGCCGGCGGCTGTGGAGCGAGGACGTCGTCGAGCACCACGGCGAGTTCTTCGACTTCGGGGCGGTCGCGTTCGAGCCGAAGCCGATCCAGCGGCCGGGCCCGGCGCTGCACATCGGTGGGGACGGGCCGGCGGCGCTGCGCCGCGCCGCGACCGTCGGCACCGGCTGGATGCCGATGAACCACAAGTTCGCCGACCTGCCCGGCTCGCTGGCCCGGCTCGCGGAGCTGGCCGAGCGCGCGGGGCGCACCACCCCCGTCGAGGTCACGTTCAACGGCGAGGTGAGCCGTCCGTCCGACGTCGCGCCCTACGCCGAGGCCGGCGTCACCCGCCTGATCGTCCGGCCGTGGACCCGTTCCCGCGAGGCGATCGACGGGATGCGACGATTCGCCGACGAGGTTCTCGCCCCACTCCAGACCGCCGACTGACCGGGCGACGGATGCGCGGGGCCGGCGGCCGCGCGGCGAAGTGAGAAGTGAGTTGTCGCAGCCTCCCCATACACCGCTGGGACAACTCACTTCGGCCGAGACACCTGAACGGGGACCCCGGGGCCTGGCCGAGGGCCGAGGGCGGGGGCTGGGGCGGCTGGCCGGGACGTCGAGGCGTGAGGGACGTCGAGGCGTGAGGGACGGGGAGGCAGATGGCCGAGGAAGCCTCCGGCGGGGTGACGGCGGAGGAACGGGAGTGGCTGCGGGTCCGCGGCGAGCTGAAGCGGCGGCGGTACCCGCTGGCCGTCCTGGCGGCCCGGGAGTACCCGCCGACCGCGCGGGTCGTCGGCACGCCGCTGCTGGCGGCACCGGGGTGGATCCCGCCCGAACCGGTGCCGATCGACGCGGTGATGATCGATCTTGACCCGGGTCGGGAGCCGCCCGCGGGGATGACCGGGCGGGAGCCGGTGAGTGCGGGCGTCCGGCCGCTGCGCGCGGACGGCAGCCGCTACGGCGGCTACGCGGCGGCGGTGGCCCAGCTGGACCCGCCGGCGCTGTTCGTCGATCTTCCCACCTACCGGCTGTACGACGCCGACCTGTCGCTGCCGGGGGCGCGCGGCACCCTGCGGTTCGGGCTCGGCCGCTATTTCGACGGACTCGACGTCGGCGAGGCCTGCGCGCACGAGTACGCGGCCGCCACGCGGGATTCGGCCGGGACGTCACCCGGCCGCCGGGGTGACCTTCCGCTGCGGCGGGCGGTGGGCCTGCCGTGGGAGCTGCACCGGCGGCCGGCGAGCATGGCCATCAGCACTCTGACAGTCCGCTGTGACCGCCGCTCTGGGACGGCCACTGTGCTCCTCCACCGCCGGGACCCGGCGAAGGTCGGGCATGCCGGTGGCCTGCTGCAGGTGGTTCCGGTCGGAGTGTTCCAGCCTTCCGCGCCGGCGGAGTGGAACATCCGCAACGACTTCGGCCTGTGGCGGTCGATCACCCGCGAGTACGCCGAGGAGCTGCTGGGCACGGCCGAGGAGTACGGCAGCGACACCCGGCCTATCGACTACGGGCGCTGGCCGTTCGCGGCGGAGTTGGCCGCGGCCCGGCAGTCGGGCGCGGTGCGGGTGTCGGTGCTCGGGCTCGGTGTCGACCCGCTGACCTTCGCCACCGATCTTCTGACTGTCGCGGTCTTCGACGCGCCGGCCTTCGACGAGCTGTTCGCCGACCTCGTCAGCACGAACGCGGAGGGCGAGAACCTCGCCCGGTTGGACGCCGCCGGGCCTGACGGCACCGACACCCGCACCGACACCGACACCGACACGCGAGCCGAACGCCGGGCACCGGGGATTCCCTTCACCGAGCGGACCGTCGACCGGCTGGTCCACCACGAACCGATGCAGGCCGCCGGCGCCGCCCTCGTCGCTCTCGCCTGGCGCCACCGGCGCCATCTGCTGGGCTGACTCCGCCGCCGAGCCGGGCCAGTCTCACAGCCGGGACCGTCTCACCAGCCGGGCTGGTGGCTCACCAACTGGACACGCCGAAGCCGTACAGGCCGGTGCCGCCGGTCGACGAGGAGCCGTCATGCCCGCGCACGCGCCGGCGCCCCTGCTCGCTGCCGGGCGGGCCGACGGGCCAGTCCTCGTCGGCGCCGTCACCGTCGCCCGTGTCGGGGCCGTCCCCGCCGGCGTAGTCCCAGCTCGACGACCACGCCTCCGACTGCCACTCCGAGGACCCCGACCACTCCGTGGACGACGACCGCTCCGCGGACGACCGCTTCGTGGACGACGACCGCTCCGCGTCGAGGTCGTGGTCGAACACGCCCCAGCCGGCCGGAAGCGGACGGATGGACGCGACGACGGACCCGATGACCCGCGGGACCACAAGCCAGGCAGTGATGTTGACCCCCAGGACGACGACGAAGATCATTGCGACCGACCACACCCATGCCGACGGCATCGGGACGGCATGCGCCAACATCCCCCCGAGAGCGATGCCGAAAACACCGGCCACCGCCACTCTCAACCGCGTCACGATGCCTTCCTACGCTCCGGACGGGGCCGGTGGGGTGGATCGACGCCAAGCCGACAGTGCCACCGAGAGCCGACGTCGCAGGTCAGCGGCAATACGGACCAAAATCGCCAGGCCTACGGACGGTGGGCCGACCGGCCGCCCGCACCGGGCCGATCGGGCATCCCACCGCCGGGCCGACCGGCCGGTCGCACTCCAGGCCGACCGACTGTCGCGCCCCGGGCCTGTCGGGCCCGACGCGCAGGTCAGTGACCACCCGGGGCCAGGGCCGGCCCCCGGGCCGCCACCGCGCCCGGCGCGGGCCCGGCCCGGAGCCGCCGCGGAGCCGACCGCCACTCCCGGGGTACCGGGGCATGATCGAGGATGCGACTGGGGTGTCACGGGCCGGGGACGGATTGGAACGACCCGGACACCTCAGTCGCGTCCTCAACCTACCTGCTCGATAGCTTTTAGTCACTGATCGATTACAGGCAGTTTTAGCCTACACCCCGTTTGCTGCCCCTGTCCCTGTATGGCGTACCCACCTGGACGCTCCGGGCGACCCTTGGGAGGGGCCCGGCGTCGGAGGGCTGCCGACCGGGAGAGATCGGTCACGATGACACGTCGAACGGTTCGTCCTTACGCTGTCCGGTGAGGCACCACCGGGCCGGCACAGCGCCGGCACGGGCCGGCGGCGCGGCCCGCGGCCCGGCCGTCCCAACAGGCCCGGCTCGGCGAGATGCCGGCGGACGCGAAGGTCGCCCAACGGCGACGTGCATGTCCGGGACGAGTCGTCTGTCCGGGATCGGACATCGGTTTCGTGATGACAGCCACAGGGTGAGCAGCAGGTTTCCGGCTTAGTCTCATCGCTCATGAGCGGCGCGCCCATCGGGGTGTTCGACAGTGGAGTCGGTGGTCTCACCGTCGCGCGCGCGATCCTGGATCAGTTGCCGGGAGAGTCGCTGCTTTACATCGGCGACACCGCGCATGCCCCTTACGGACCGCGGCCGATCGCCGAGGTGCGCCGGTACGCCCTCGCCGCCCTGGACGAACTCGTCGCCGCGGGTGTGAAGCTTCTCGTCATCGCATGTAATTCCGCCAGCGCGGCATGCCTGCGCGATGCCCGGGAACGCTACGACGTACCGGTGGTCGAGGTCATCGTGCCCGCGACCCGCCGTGCCGTCGCGGCAACACGGAGTGGTCGAGTGGGAGTCATCGGAACGGTCGCCACGATCACCAGTCGGGCCTACGAGGACGCCTTCGCGGCGGCCGCGGGCACCGAGCTGGTCAGCGTGGCCTGCCCGGCCTTCGTCGACTTCGTCGAGCGCGGCATCACGTCCGGCCGGCAGCTGCTGGGACTGACCGAGGCGTATCTGGCACCGTTGCAGGAAGCCGATGTGGACACAGTGATTCTCGGATGCACCCACTATCCACTGTTGACCGGCGTCATCGGTCTCGTCATGGGAGAGGGCGTCACACTCGTGAGCAGCGCCGAGGAGACGGCCAAGGACACCTACCGGGTGCTCGCCCGTGACGGTCTCTTCCGCGACCCCGACCTGCCACCCCCGGCGCACAGCTTCCGCACCACCGGTGATCCCGCCGCGTTCGCGCGGGTGGGCCGCCGTTTCCTGGGCCCCGAGATCACGGCGGTGAACATCGCGCCGGCGACGGCGCCCCGGCAGGCTCAGGCGGTGGGACGATGAAACTGACGATCCTGGGCTGTTCCGGCACCTACCCGGGCCCGACCTCGGCCTGCTCGTCCTACCTGATCGAGGACGAGGGCTTCCGGCTCGTCCTGGACGCCGGCAACGGCTCCATGGGTGAGCTGCAACGGCACTGCGACCTCCGGGACGTCGACGCGGTGCTGCTGAGCCACCTGCACGGCGACCACTGCCTCGACCTGGTCGCGACGTCCTACGCGCGGCGCTACCACCCGGAGGGGATGCCGCCCAAGCTCCCGGTGTACGGGCCGATCAACACCCAGGAGCGGCTGTGCGGCGCGTTCGAGCGCTGGCCGGACGACTCCCTCGCCGACATCTACGACTTCCGCACGATCGGCCCCGGCCGGCTGCACGTCGGGCCGTTCGCCATCGACCTGGCCCGGGTCGCGCACCCGATCGAGGCGTACGGGGTGCGGGTGGCGGCCGGCGGGAAGACGCTCACCTACTCCGGCGACACCGGTGTGTGCGACCGGCTCGTCCGGCTGGCCCGCGACAGCGACCTGTTCCTGTGCGAAGCGTCGTTCCTCGACGGCGAGGACAACCCGCCCGACCTGCACCTGACGGGAAAGGACGCCGGCGAGCACGCGACCCGCGCCGGTGTCGGGCGGCTGGTGCTCACCCATCTCGTGCCCTGGGGCGACGTGGAACGCACCCACGCCGAGGCCGCAGGCGCGTTCGACGGCGATCTGACGCTCGCGAGCACCGGCACCTCCTACGAGATCTGACCCGTCCGAGCAGGTCCGAGCAGGTCCGGGCGGGTCCGAACGTGCTCGCGG
The sequence above is drawn from the Parafrankia discariae genome and encodes:
- a CDS encoding MBL fold metallo-hydrolase; protein product: MKLTILGCSGTYPGPTSACSSYLIEDEGFRLVLDAGNGSMGELQRHCDLRDVDAVLLSHLHGDHCLDLVATSYARRYHPEGMPPKLPVYGPINTQERLCGAFERWPDDSLADIYDFRTIGPGRLHVGPFAIDLARVAHPIEAYGVRVAAGGKTLTYSGDTGVCDRLVRLARDSDLFLCEASFLDGEDNPPDLHLTGKDAGEHATRAGVGRLVLTHLVPWGDVERTHAEAAGAFDGDLTLASTGTSYEI
- a CDS encoding nucleotidyltransferase domain-containing protein, which translates into the protein MTRAGSPPGHWEPASLTETSAVFAAFPAPWWIAGGYAIELAVGHRFRGHSDIDVAVLRRDHLAVQRVLAGWEWWAADPPGTLRRWEPGETLPFGIHDIWCRQTPDGPWRIQVMLEEAAGTDWVSRRDPRIRRPVSSFGHAGPTGIPYVAPEVQLLYKSQASRPKDETDFAAVLPLLATDRRRWLSDALAATHPWQRRLSPAARMNLIVLYCSDLPACHGFYRDLGLEFSRERHGTGPDHYAATFADGTVLELYPAGTRGSTGRVRIGLTIRRADLGDPRFAPGRHVLQDPEGHTVDVQVVG
- a CDS encoding TIGR03619 family F420-dependent LLM class oxidoreductase, whose protein sequence is MKFGLHLGGVNPRLWNEVTEEADRLGYESIWVPEHLVVPISSAGSPHQGSDHPPVPSNVPIFDALALLSHLAARTTRILLGTNVYNIGLRHPFVTARAATTVDVLSGGRLALGIGASWLRSEWEAIGLDFDRRGPRVDEAIEVCRRLWSEDVVEHHGEFFDFGAVAFEPKPIQRPGPALHIGGDGPAALRRAATVGTGWMPMNHKFADLPGSLARLAELAERAGRTTPVEVTFNGEVSRPSDVAPYAEAGVTRLIVRPWTRSREAIDGMRRFADEVLAPLQTAD
- the murI gene encoding glutamate racemase; protein product: MSGAPIGVFDSGVGGLTVARAILDQLPGESLLYIGDTAHAPYGPRPIAEVRRYALAALDELVAAGVKLLVIACNSASAACLRDARERYDVPVVEVIVPATRRAVAATRSGRVGVIGTVATITSRAYEDAFAAAAGTELVSVACPAFVDFVERGITSGRQLLGLTEAYLAPLQEADVDTVILGCTHYPLLTGVIGLVMGEGVTLVSSAEETAKDTYRVLARDGLFRDPDLPPPAHSFRTTGDPAAFARVGRRFLGPEITAVNIAPATAPRQAQAVGR
- a CDS encoding response regulator, with amino-acid sequence MSVPIHVLVVDDHVLSRREMEAALDAEADIEVVGGTANSPAAVTLAAESRPDVALVGVEAPYEGGIRAVSVLKRALWSVRILILTASDDEDHLFGAVRAGAMGYLLKPRSMDELTASVQSVHNGASIIGPSVASRIMSEFAAVARSDKPSVIPGLTVRELDVLRLMVEGCANQEISRRLLISENTVKNHARSILEKLQFSAWM